In one window of Azospirillaceae bacterium DNA:
- a CDS encoding iron ABC transporter permease — protein MYATFRLGRFSRQLRPRAQLAIAGLAVLLAAVFVASIATGSTTMPLARVVDALLGNGPRTDQLIIGQFRLPRTLQAAQAGICLAVAGVLLQRATRNPLASPGVLGVVDGAGLGAVLFLTAFGDGGGAPTVGAHWQPLAALLGGLALVAAVFLLARGQAAPVRLILFGMALAALAKAGITLLLVVGPIHRASQAMHWLAGAVNTATWAEVRMVAGPLVVLLCATAAMARRLDPLDLDDDTARAAGLPAPRVRLLAVVLAAALTAVSVAFVGGIGFVGLIAPHLARRIAGPGAGANLAAAALLGAVMVIGADLAVRIAFAPIEVPAGTVTALVGAPYMLLLLTRRMRSDG, from the coding sequence ATGTACGCCACCTTCCGACTCGGCCGCTTCTCCCGGCAGCTGCGCCCACGGGCGCAGCTGGCCATCGCGGGCCTGGCGGTGCTCCTGGCGGCGGTCTTCGTCGCCTCCATCGCGACCGGCAGCACGACGATGCCGCTGGCACGCGTCGTCGATGCGCTCCTCGGCAACGGTCCCCGTACCGACCAACTCATCATCGGCCAGTTCCGCCTGCCACGGACGCTGCAGGCCGCCCAGGCCGGCATCTGCCTGGCGGTCGCCGGCGTCCTGCTCCAGCGGGCAACGCGCAACCCGCTGGCCTCGCCCGGCGTGCTCGGGGTGGTGGACGGCGCCGGCCTTGGCGCCGTGCTGTTCCTGACGGCTTTCGGCGACGGTGGCGGCGCGCCCACGGTCGGGGCCCACTGGCAGCCGCTGGCGGCATTGCTGGGCGGTCTGGCGCTGGTCGCGGCCGTTTTCCTGCTGGCCCGCGGGCAGGCGGCACCGGTCCGGCTGATCCTGTTCGGCATGGCCCTGGCCGCCCTGGCCAAGGCCGGGATCACCCTTCTGCTGGTCGTCGGCCCCATCCACCGGGCGAGCCAGGCCATGCACTGGCTGGCCGGCGCCGTCAACACCGCGACCTGGGCCGAGGTGCGCATGGTGGCGGGACCCCTGGTCGTGCTGCTCTGCGCCACCGCCGCCATGGCCCGCCGGCTCGATCCGCTGGACCTCGACGACGACACCGCACGGGCGGCCGGACTGCCGGCGCCGCGGGTGCGGCTGCTCGCCGTCGTCCTGGCGGCGGCGCTCACGGCGGTGTCGGTGGCCTTCGTCGGCGGCATCGGCTTCGTCGGCCTGATCGCGCCGCATCTGGCACGCCGCATTGCCGGCCCCGGTGCCGGCGCCAACCTCGCCGCCGCGGCCCTGCTCGGCGCCGTCATGGTGATCGGCGCCGACTTGGCGGTCCGGATCGCCTTCGCCCCGATCGAGGTCCCCGCCGGCACCGTGACGGCCCTCGTCGGCGCCCCCTACATGCTCCTTCTCCTCACCCGCCGGATGCGCAGCGATGGCTGA
- a CDS encoding iron ABC transporter permease, with translation MSLHMAARHGIGGRWLRPTLGLGTMLVVALLLSLSVGVHSHGPAEVWHALTAFDGSQDHRVVRELRLPRAVLASVAGSSLGVAGVLIQTLTRNRIASPDILGLNAGAALAVVVANVWLGVDGLTALSAAAAGGALMAALAVYGVAVSGGAMSPARTVLAGMTFAGLLMSLVEVVLTTDEASLEQLLFWLAGSFEGRPLQLAAANGWILGLGLLAALAVARPLDTLATDDDTARNLGVPLHRVRSLAFLATAALTGGAVAIAGPVGFIGLVAPHAARWLAGPHHRDRIIVAAVAGALLGVGADVAARFVIHPGEAPVGAVTALIGAPVLVLLLRRRLA, from the coding sequence ATGAGTCTGCACATGGCTGCCCGCCATGGGATCGGGGGCAGGTGGCTGCGACCGACCCTGGGCCTGGGCACGATGCTCGTGGTCGCCCTGCTGCTGAGCCTCTCGGTGGGGGTGCACAGCCATGGCCCGGCCGAGGTCTGGCACGCGTTGACCGCCTTCGACGGCTCGCAGGACCATCGCGTGGTGCGCGAACTGCGTCTGCCGCGCGCCGTCCTGGCGTCGGTGGCGGGGTCGAGCCTGGGGGTGGCCGGAGTGCTGATCCAGACGCTGACCCGCAACCGCATCGCCTCGCCCGACATCCTCGGCCTCAACGCCGGCGCCGCGCTGGCGGTGGTGGTCGCGAACGTCTGGCTCGGCGTCGATGGACTGACCGCCCTTTCCGCGGCGGCGGCCGGCGGGGCGCTGATGGCGGCGCTCGCCGTCTATGGGGTCGCGGTGTCGGGCGGTGCGATGTCGCCGGCCCGCACGGTTCTCGCCGGCATGACCTTCGCCGGGCTGCTGATGTCGCTGGTGGAGGTGGTTCTGACGACCGACGAGGCGTCGCTGGAGCAACTGCTGTTCTGGCTGGCCGGCTCGTTCGAGGGGCGGCCCTTGCAGTTGGCGGCCGCCAACGGCTGGATCCTGGGACTGGGCCTCCTCGCCGCCCTCGCCGTGGCCCGGCCGCTCGACACCCTGGCCACCGACGACGATACCGCCCGCAACCTGGGGGTGCCGCTGCACCGCGTGCGCAGCCTCGCCTTCCTGGCGACGGCCGCACTGACCGGCGGCGCCGTCGCCATCGCCGGACCGGTCGGCTTCATCGGGCTGGTGGCGCCGCATGCCGCCCGATGGCTGGCGGGACCGCATCACCGGGACCGCATCATCGTCGCCGCCGTGGCGGGCGCGCTGCTGGGGGTCGGTGCGGATGTCGCGGCCCGTTTCGTCATCCACCCCGGCGAGGCCCCGGTCGGCGCCGTAACCGCCCTGATCGGCGCCCCGGTGCTGGTGCTGCTGCTGCGCCGGCGTCTGGCCTGA
- a CDS encoding response regulator translates to MNAGSGPRSTPLRVLIVEDQAIAAMFLSDVVQDLGHVVCAAASSVQEADAAAAAHGPDVALVDINRGRGGDGVAAPAILAARHGTARIYATAYTDPATVARASATGPLGFLAKPYSDRDIAAVLARLG, encoded by the coding sequence TTGAATGCAGGATCCGGTCCGCGTAGCACGCCGCTTCGCGTCCTGATCGTCGAGGACCAGGCGATCGCCGCCATGTTCCTGAGCGACGTCGTCCAGGACCTGGGCCATGTGGTTTGTGCCGCGGCCTCGTCCGTGCAGGAGGCCGACGCGGCGGCGGCCGCCCACGGCCCGGACGTGGCCCTGGTGGACATCAACCGCGGCCGGGGCGGCGACGGTGTTGCGGCGCCGGCGATCCTCGCCGCCCGTCATGGAACCGCCCGCATCTACGCCACCGCCTACACCGATCCCGCAACCGTGGCGCGGGCCTCCGCCACAGGCCCGCTCGGATTCCTGGCGAAGCCCTACTCGGACCGGGACATCGCAGCCGTGCTGGCCAGGCTCGGTTAG
- the fhuF gene encoding siderophore-iron reductase FhuF, which yields MANTSLLNLDGAAAAYAVRLRLGPAPGDAPPLDAAALTTADGVARAMEGLMARHAGRDRRAVASLWTKHYVAAVLSAPLAALAWTGAGPLAPAAASQIDVGADGLPTALRLPSVRLAEGETALAALFGDHLALVFAAVGGVAGLSLRVMWSNAGNLAAHLLDCLEQAPAAPATVAPLRRALLEPQHVSWAGGTNPLRTPVTWLTLAESGLPPRIHRRRVCCLRHRLGMTECYSCPRLSEAERKSVLRQRAS from the coding sequence TTGGCGAACACGTCCTTGCTGAACCTCGACGGCGCGGCGGCTGCCTATGCGGTGCGGCTCCGCCTCGGCCCCGCGCCTGGCGATGCGCCGCCGCTTGACGCCGCCGCGCTGACGACGGCGGACGGCGTGGCCCGCGCGATGGAAGGCCTGATGGCCCGCCATGCCGGCCGTGACCGGCGGGCGGTCGCTTCGCTGTGGACCAAGCACTATGTGGCGGCTGTGCTCTCCGCCCCCTTGGCCGCCCTGGCCTGGACCGGGGCCGGGCCCCTTGCGCCCGCCGCTGCCAGCCAGATCGATGTCGGGGCGGACGGCCTGCCGACCGCATTGCGGCTGCCGTCGGTCCGGCTGGCCGAAGGCGAAACGGCGCTGGCCGCCCTGTTCGGCGACCATCTGGCCCTGGTCTTCGCCGCCGTGGGCGGGGTTGCCGGGCTGTCGTTGCGCGTCATGTGGTCCAACGCCGGCAATCTGGCCGCCCACCTGCTCGATTGCCTGGAACAGGCACCGGCGGCGCCGGCGACGGTCGCGCCGCTGCGCCGGGCACTTCTGGAGCCGCAGCATGTGTCCTGGGCGGGCGGGACGAACCCGTTGCGCACGCCGGTGACCTGGCTCACGCTTGCCGAATCCGGCTTGCCGCCGCGGATACATCGGCGGCGCGTGTGTTGCCTGCGCCATCGTCTTGGCATGACCGAATGTTACAGTTGCCCGCGCTTGTCCGAGGCCGAGCGCAAATCCGTCCTGCGGCAGCGGGCAAGCTGA
- a CDS encoding ABC transporter permease codes for MIPASTDHAAVAGSAARRIGAIVLRHWYLLRSSWPRVFELMYWPAMQMILWGFINQFMATTSGWVAQGAGVLIAAVLLWDVLFRGQLGVSIGFLEEMWSRNLGNLFVSPLRPQEWVVALMLTSLMRTLVGVVPAALLAIPLYGFSVFSLGLPLALFFVNLIVMGWSIGIILTGLILRHGMGAESLAWMAVFMLAPVSAVYYPLSILPGWLQWVALMLPSAHVFEGMRAVVFDGAVRWDHLAAACGLNAVYMAAAVAFFLRHFAIARNEGALLQTGE; via the coding sequence GTGATCCCCGCATCGACCGACCACGCCGCCGTTGCCGGTTCCGCCGCGCGGCGCATCGGCGCCATCGTCCTGCGCCACTGGTACCTGCTGCGCAGCTCATGGCCGCGCGTGTTCGAGCTGATGTACTGGCCGGCCATGCAGATGATCCTGTGGGGGTTCATCAACCAGTTCATGGCCACCACGTCCGGTTGGGTGGCGCAAGGGGCCGGCGTGCTGATCGCCGCGGTCCTGCTGTGGGACGTTCTGTTCCGCGGACAGCTCGGCGTTTCGATCGGCTTCCTGGAGGAGATGTGGAGCCGGAACCTGGGCAACCTGTTCGTCAGCCCGCTGCGGCCCCAGGAATGGGTGGTGGCGCTGATGCTGACCAGCCTGATGCGCACGCTGGTCGGGGTGGTTCCGGCCGCGTTGCTGGCCATCCCGCTCTACGGGTTCTCGGTGTTCTCGCTGGGTCTGCCGCTGGCCCTGTTCTTCGTGAACCTGATCGTCATGGGCTGGTCGATCGGGATCATCCTGACCGGGCTGATCCTGCGCCATGGCATGGGGGCGGAAAGCCTGGCCTGGATGGCCGTGTTCATGCTCGCCCCGGTCAGCGCCGTCTATTATCCGCTGTCGATCCTGCCGGGCTGGCTGCAATGGGTGGCGCTGATGCTGCCGTCGGCCCACGTGTTCGAAGGCATGCGCGCGGTGGTGTTCGACGGCGCCGTGCGTTGGGACCACCTGGCCGCGGCATGCGGGCTCAACGCCGTCTATATGGCGGCCGCCGTCGCATTCTTCCTGCGCCACTTCGCAATCGCCCGGAACGAAGGCGCGTTGCTGCAAACGGGGGAATAA
- a CDS encoding ActR/PrrA/RegA family redox response regulator transcription factor codes for MTSPTADTGVTKLTFTGDAARSLLIVDDDAPFRTRLARAMEKRGFDVVAVDSVALATEVAQESAPAFAVVDLRLGDGNGLEVVKALRDARPDARIVMLTGYGNIATAVAAVKHGAVDYLPKPADADAVEAALLADGRTLPQPPENPMSADRVRWEHIQRVFEQCDRNVSETARRLKMHRRTLQRILNKHAPRG; via the coding sequence ATGACCAGCCCCACGGCTGATACCGGTGTCACGAAGCTGACCTTCACCGGCGACGCAGCCCGCAGCCTGTTGATCGTCGACGACGACGCGCCTTTCCGCACCCGCTTGGCGCGGGCCATGGAGAAGCGCGGTTTCGATGTGGTTGCCGTGGATTCGGTGGCGCTGGCGACCGAGGTCGCGCAGGAGTCCGCCCCCGCGTTCGCCGTGGTCGATCTCCGCCTGGGGGATGGCAACGGGCTGGAAGTGGTGAAGGCCCTGCGCGATGCCCGGCCGGACGCGCGCATCGTCATGCTGACCGGATACGGCAACATCGCCACCGCGGTGGCGGCGGTGAAGCACGGCGCCGTCGACTACCTGCCCAAACCGGCGGATGCCGACGCGGTGGAAGCGGCCCTTCTTGCGGATGGGCGTACGCTTCCACAGCCGCCCGAGAACCCCATGTCCGCGGACCGGGTCCGGTGGGAGCATATCCAGCGCGTGTTCGAACAGTGCGACCGGAACGTCTCCGAAACCGCCCGGCGCCTGAAGATGCACCGGCGGACGCTGCAACGGATCCTGAACAAGCACGCACCCCGCGGCTGA
- a CDS encoding ABC transporter ATP-binding protein — translation MADLLTLDNVTLGHGARIVLRDLALTLPAGRVTVLAGPNGCGKSTLLRGIRRLLPPSAGTILLDGVDIRRLSERDLARRVAMLTQTPTAPDDLTVHDLVKLGRFPHQTFLRQWSPEDAHAVAAAVAATEIGDLLDRRLDALSGGQKQRVWLAMVLAQDAPVVCLDEPINHLDLAHQLDCLDLVRRLNREQGRTLVVVLHDINLAARYADHLIVLKDGRVHAEGPPATLIDEALMRDVFGVESRVIVDPVHGTPLCIAMGKAQPASSVRRAAE, via the coding sequence ATGGCTGACCTGCTGACCCTGGACAACGTCACCCTCGGCCATGGCGCCCGCATCGTCCTGCGCGATCTCGCCCTGACGCTGCCGGCGGGCCGGGTCACGGTGCTGGCCGGGCCGAACGGTTGCGGCAAGTCGACCCTGCTGCGCGGCATCCGCCGGCTGCTGCCGCCCAGCGCCGGGACGATCCTGCTGGACGGTGTCGATATCCGCCGGCTGTCCGAGCGCGACCTCGCCCGCCGGGTCGCCATGCTCACCCAGACCCCGACGGCCCCGGACGACCTGACGGTGCACGATCTGGTGAAGCTCGGCCGCTTCCCGCACCAGACCTTCCTGCGGCAGTGGTCGCCCGAGGATGCGCACGCCGTCGCCGCCGCCGTGGCGGCGACCGAAATCGGCGATCTGCTCGACCGCCGTCTGGACGCGCTGTCGGGCGGGCAGAAGCAGCGGGTGTGGCTCGCCATGGTGCTTGCGCAGGATGCCCCGGTCGTCTGCCTGGACGAGCCGATCAACCATCTCGATCTGGCGCACCAGCTGGATTGCCTGGACCTGGTGCGGCGGCTCAACCGGGAACAGGGGCGCACCCTGGTCGTCGTCCTGCACGACATCAATCTCGCCGCGCGCTACGCCGACCACCTGATCGTGCTGAAGGACGGCCGCGTCCATGCCGAGGGCCCGCCGGCCACGCTGATCGACGAGGCGCTGATGCGCGACGTCTTCGGCGTCGAAAGCCGCGTGATCGTCGATCCGGTCCACGGCACCCCGCTCTGCATCGCGATGGGCAAGGCGCAGCCGGCGTCCAGCGTGCGGCGGGCGGCCGAAT
- a CDS encoding iron-siderophore ABC transporter substrate-binding protein yields MVHLRLLRTAALSLLVLGALVQGGLARTVTHAMGRTEVPDAPKRVVVLTNEGTEALLALKVAPVGAVKSWLGKPWYDHIAPAMAGVEVVGTEHAVNLEVVAALQPDLILGNRQRHEEIYPQLGAIAPTVMSGTLRGRWQENFTLYAEAVGRSVDGGRVLAAFNARVEALSAALGDRRRERISLVRFMPGGARIYYKDTFAGVILDQIGFARPQNQDKAAFADRVTKERIPEMAGDRLFYYVYETGDDKATSAEKEWTAEPMWQALDAVKAGKVHRVSDAIWNTAGGVVAAGLMLDDLAAIYGIK; encoded by the coding sequence ATGGTCCATTTGCGCCTGCTCCGGACCGCGGCCCTGTCGCTGCTGGTTCTCGGCGCCCTCGTCCAAGGGGGCCTGGCCCGCACCGTCACGCACGCCATGGGCCGGACCGAGGTCCCGGACGCCCCGAAGCGGGTGGTCGTGCTGACCAACGAAGGGACGGAAGCGCTTCTGGCACTGAAGGTGGCTCCGGTCGGCGCCGTCAAATCCTGGCTCGGCAAGCCGTGGTACGACCACATTGCCCCGGCCATGGCCGGCGTCGAGGTGGTCGGCACCGAACATGCCGTGAATTTGGAGGTGGTGGCCGCCCTGCAACCGGACCTGATCCTGGGCAACAGGCAGCGCCACGAGGAAATCTATCCGCAGCTCGGCGCCATCGCCCCGACCGTCATGTCCGGCACCCTGCGTGGGCGCTGGCAGGAGAATTTCACCCTCTACGCCGAGGCCGTTGGCCGGAGCGTCGACGGCGGGCGGGTGCTGGCCGCCTTCAATGCCAGGGTCGAGGCACTGTCGGCGGCGCTGGGCGACCGCAGGCGGGAACGTATTTCCCTCGTGCGCTTCATGCCGGGCGGCGCACGCATCTATTACAAGGACACGTTTGCCGGCGTGATCCTCGATCAGATCGGCTTCGCCCGGCCGCAAAACCAGGACAAGGCGGCGTTCGCGGACCGGGTGACCAAGGAGCGCATACCGGAAATGGCCGGCGACCGGTTGTTCTACTACGTCTACGAGACCGGCGACGACAAGGCGACGAGCGCCGAGAAGGAATGGACGGCCGAGCCGATGTGGCAGGCGCTGGACGCCGTCAAGGCCGGCAAGGTCCATCGCGTGTCCGATGCGATCTGGAACACGGCGGGCGGCGTCGTCGCGGCCGGTCTCATGCTCGACGACCTTGCCGCCATCTACGGGATCAAGTGA
- a CDS encoding branched-chain amino acid aminotransferase: MTVRAVTYFNGTWHEGNPAIMGPMTHAFWLASIVFDGARAFEGVTPDLDMHCERVVRSAHALGLNPMLTPGEIRELCEDGVARFPRGAELYIRPMFFAEGGWVDPDPQTTQFTLAVYEAPLPRGGFAACLSSLRRPLPGTAPTEAKASCLYPNAGLALKEAKGKGCDNAVMLDPLGNVAEFATANLFIAKDGAVHTPVCNGTFLNGITRQRVIRLLRNAGVTVHERTLSWREVLEADEVFSSGNYSKVSPVTRLEGRELQPGPYFQRAHELYWDFAHR; the protein is encoded by the coding sequence ATGACGGTGCGCGCCGTCACGTATTTCAACGGAACCTGGCACGAAGGCAATCCGGCCATCATGGGCCCGATGACCCATGCCTTTTGGCTTGCCTCCATTGTCTTCGACGGTGCGCGGGCATTCGAAGGCGTGACCCCCGACCTCGACATGCATTGCGAACGCGTGGTGCGTTCGGCCCATGCCCTGGGCCTCAACCCCATGCTGACGCCGGGCGAGATCCGGGAGCTGTGCGAGGATGGGGTGGCCCGGTTCCCCCGCGGCGCCGAGCTTTACATCCGACCCATGTTCTTCGCGGAAGGCGGATGGGTCGATCCCGATCCGCAGACGACGCAGTTCACGCTCGCGGTCTACGAGGCGCCCCTGCCCAGGGGGGGCTTTGCCGCCTGCCTGTCCAGCCTGCGGCGCCCGCTGCCGGGCACGGCCCCGACCGAGGCCAAGGCCTCGTGCCTGTACCCCAATGCCGGTCTTGCCTTGAAGGAGGCCAAGGGGAAGGGCTGCGACAACGCGGTCATGCTCGACCCGCTGGGCAACGTGGCGGAATTCGCCACCGCCAACCTGTTCATCGCCAAGGACGGCGCCGTCCACACGCCGGTGTGCAACGGCACCTTCCTGAACGGCATCACCCGGCAGCGGGTCATCCGGTTGCTGCGCAACGCGGGTGTCACCGTGCATGAACGGACGCTGAGTTGGCGCGAGGTGCTGGAGGCGGACGAGGTCTTTTCGTCCGGCAACTACTCCAAAGTCTCGCCGGTCACCCGCCTGGAGGGGCGCGAGCTCCAGCCCGGCCCCTATTTCCAGCGGGCGCACGAACTCTATTGGGACTTCGCCCACAGGTGA
- a CDS encoding ActS/PrrB/RegB family redox-sensitive histidine kinase, whose product MPTTLVATDEANGRVGLRTIILIRWVAIAGQLSTVLMVEFGLGIDLPLWPALATIAASAVLNLAALLQRRTRPRLSDRDAALYLAFDTLQLALLLFLTGGLQNPFSIMLLAPLTVAATSLSRGSVAVLTGLALVCVAALAVFHQPLHWPGGQVVLPPLFALGQWLALSMSATFIAAYVWSVAHEARRISGALSMTQMALAREQRLSALGALAAAAAHELGTPLGTIALVAKEIAREIPDDDPLAEDVQLLQSQVARCRDILAELARRPEADGGEPFERLSVRALIEAAAAPHRHPGKTLVVEAAGADDLTEPVLARSPEILHGLGNLLQNALEFAASRVVAEARWDRSQLTIAIRDDGPGFPPGLLSRIGEPYLSQRGVKGTHMGLGIFIAQTLLERTGAEVEFGNRTEGGAEVVIRWWGPIITTWTRTQAEP is encoded by the coding sequence ATGCCCACCACGCTCGTCGCCACGGATGAAGCCAACGGCCGCGTCGGCCTTCGCACGATCATCCTGATCCGCTGGGTCGCCATCGCCGGTCAGCTTTCGACCGTTCTGATGGTGGAATTCGGCCTGGGCATCGACCTGCCGCTCTGGCCCGCGCTGGCCACCATTGCCGCCTCCGCCGTGCTCAACCTGGCGGCGCTGCTCCAGCGGCGGACGCGCCCGCGGCTGTCGGACCGGGATGCGGCGCTGTACCTGGCCTTCGACACGCTGCAGTTGGCGCTGCTGCTGTTTCTGACCGGCGGGCTGCAAAATCCGTTTTCGATCATGCTGTTGGCCCCGCTCACCGTTGCCGCCACCAGCCTGTCCAGGGGGAGTGTCGCGGTGCTGACCGGGCTGGCGCTGGTGTGCGTCGCCGCCCTGGCGGTGTTCCACCAGCCGCTGCACTGGCCGGGCGGGCAGGTGGTGCTGCCGCCGCTCTTCGCGCTCGGCCAGTGGCTGGCCTTGTCCATGTCGGCCACGTTCATCGCCGCCTATGTCTGGAGCGTGGCCCACGAGGCGCGCCGCATCTCGGGTGCCTTGTCGATGACGCAGATGGCGCTGGCCCGCGAGCAGCGCCTGTCGGCCCTGGGCGCGCTCGCCGCGGCGGCCGCACACGAATTGGGCACGCCGCTCGGCACGATCGCACTGGTGGCCAAGGAGATCGCCCGCGAGATCCCCGACGACGATCCGTTGGCCGAGGACGTGCAACTGCTGCAAAGCCAAGTGGCGCGGTGCCGGGATATCCTGGCCGAACTCGCCCGCCGGCCCGAGGCGGACGGCGGCGAACCGTTCGAGCGCCTGTCCGTCCGGGCCCTGATCGAGGCCGCCGCCGCACCCCACCGCCATCCCGGCAAGACCCTGGTCGTCGAGGCGGCCGGCGCGGACGACCTGACCGAACCGGTGCTGGCGCGCAGCCCGGAAATCCTGCACGGGTTGGGCAACCTGCTCCAGAACGCCTTGGAGTTCGCCGCATCCCGCGTCGTTGCCGAGGCGCGCTGGGACCGCAGCCAACTGACCATCGCCATCCGCGACGACGGCCCCGGCTTTCCACCGGGGCTTCTGAGCCGCATCGGGGAACCCTACCTGTCCCAGCGGGGGGTGAAGGGCACGCACATGGGCCTTGGCATCTTCATCGCCCAGACCCTGCTGGAACGCACCGGGGCCGAAGTCGAATTCGGCAACCGTACCGAAGGGGGGGCTGAGGTTGTTATCCGCTGGTGGGGTCCCATAATTACCACATGGACCAGAACACAGGCCGAACCATGA
- a CDS encoding ABC transporter ATP-binding protein — protein MPEPAIKVENLTKRFGDVTAVDGISFEVPQGGITALLGGNGAGKTTTISMLLGLLTPTAGRVVVLGRDMARERHRALPLMNFSSPYVDLPHRLTVRENLMVYGHLYGLDGLKDRIARLTAELELTGFLDRPAGRLSAGQKTRVALAKALLNEPRALLLDEPTASLDPDTADWIRTYLERYRDRTGATILLASHNMPEVERLCRHVLMMRQGRIVDSGSPADLIGRYGRRDLEEVFLDIARNRRTATAAD, from the coding sequence ATGCCCGAACCCGCCATCAAAGTCGAAAACCTGACGAAGCGTTTCGGCGATGTCACCGCCGTGGACGGGATCTCGTTCGAGGTTCCGCAAGGGGGCATCACCGCCCTTCTGGGCGGCAACGGGGCGGGGAAGACCACGACCATTTCCATGCTGCTCGGCCTTTTGACCCCGACCGCGGGGCGGGTGGTGGTGCTGGGCCGGGACATGGCGCGCGAACGGCACCGGGCGTTGCCGTTGATGAACTTCTCCAGCCCCTACGTGGATCTGCCGCACCGCCTGACCGTGCGCGAGAACCTGATGGTCTATGGCCATCTCTACGGGCTGGACGGGCTGAAGGACCGCATCGCGCGGCTGACGGCGGAGCTGGAGCTGACGGGGTTCCTCGACCGGCCGGCGGGCCGGCTGTCCGCCGGGCAGAAGACGCGCGTGGCCCTTGCGAAGGCCCTGCTGAACGAGCCGCGGGCGCTGCTGCTGGACGAACCCACGGCATCGCTGGACCCGGACACCGCCGATTGGATCCGCACCTACCTGGAGCGCTACCGGGATCGCACGGGCGCCACCATCCTGCTGGCGTCCCACAACATGCCGGAGGTGGAACGGTTGTGCCGGCATGTCCTGATGATGCGGCAGGGCCGGATCGTGGACAGCGGCAGCCCTGCCGACCTGATCGGCCGCTATGGCCGCCGGGATCTGGAAGAGGTGTTCCTGGACATCGCCCGCAACCGGCGCACGGCCACGGCCGCGGATTGA
- a CDS encoding FkbM family methyltransferase: MSAPDPAAGAGPSRDTRHLARVVEHGRIDVVLDVGANLGQYAQRLRQGGYAGRIVSFEPLSVVHARLRELARPDPRWDIPPPVAFGDRQGEVTLLVSPESDMSSALPLSVEAAELLDSAVPTGTETVRLARLDREFDRHVRPGERVLLKIDTQGTELSVLDGAAGVLDRVAVLQIELALVPAYAGEPDWRAALARVESLGFELVLFLPGYFNRRRARLFSMDGVFVRRDAAV; the protein is encoded by the coding sequence GTGAGCGCGCCGGATCCCGCCGCCGGGGCCGGCCCCAGCCGGGACACCCGCCATCTCGCCCGCGTGGTCGAGCATGGCCGCATTGATGTGGTGCTGGACGTCGGTGCCAACCTGGGCCAGTACGCCCAACGTCTGCGCCAGGGCGGGTATGCCGGCCGGATCGTTTCGTTCGAGCCCCTGTCCGTCGTCCATGCCCGGCTGCGGGAACTGGCCCGGCCCGATCCGCGGTGGGACATCCCGCCCCCTGTGGCCTTCGGCGACCGGCAGGGGGAAGTGACCCTGCTGGTCTCGCCGGAATCGGACATGTCGTCGGCCCTGCCGCTGTCCGTGGAAGCGGCCGAACTGCTGGACAGTGCCGTCCCGACGGGGACCGAAACGGTACGGCTCGCGCGGCTGGATCGCGAATTCGACCGCCATGTCCGGCCCGGCGAACGGGTGCTTTTGAAGATCGACACCCAGGGCACGGAACTGAGCGTGCTGGACGGGGCGGCGGGCGTGCTCGACCGTGTCGCGGTGCTGCAGATCGAATTGGCGCTGGTCCCGGCCTATGCCGGGGAACCCGACTGGCGGGCGGCGCTGGCGCGGGTCGAATCGCTGGGATTCGAGTTGGTGCTGTTCCTGCCCGGCTATTTCAACCGGCGCCGGGCCCGCCTGTTCTCGATGGACGGGGTGTTCGTGCGGCGCGACGCCGCCGTCTGA